A window of the Vibrio ostreae genome harbors these coding sequences:
- a CDS encoding SoxR reducing system RseC family protein — protein MMTALATVTDVHSQRNGYHIALSCEQKTSCSSCASAKSCGTGIVSKAVGKKSLLWQLDTEQKVTPGQVVEIGFPEKSLLQSAALVYLLPLVMMILGAWLGDAWLAPALGAGEGVTIACSALFIGVGIALAKRWSVNLERRSAQEVILVRILGEPIA, from the coding sequence ATGATGACCGCACTTGCTACCGTGACCGATGTGCACAGCCAGCGAAATGGCTACCACATTGCGCTCAGTTGTGAACAAAAAACCAGTTGCAGCAGCTGCGCGTCAGCCAAAAGCTGCGGCACGGGAATTGTGTCCAAAGCGGTTGGCAAAAAGTCGCTGTTGTGGCAGCTCGATACCGAGCAAAAAGTCACACCGGGTCAGGTGGTGGAAATCGGTTTTCCGGAAAAAAGTCTGCTTCAGTCGGCGGCACTGGTTTATCTGCTGCCTCTGGTCATGATGATCCTGGGTGCCTGGCTTGGTGATGCCTGGCTGGCGCCTGCGCTCGGTGCGGGAGAAGGCGTGACGATTGCCTGCTCGGCACTGTTTATCGGTGTTGGGATTGCTCTTGCCAAGCGCTGGTCGGTGAATCTGGAACGGCGCAGTGCGCAGGAAGTGATCTTGGTCCGGATTCTGGGCGAGCCGATTGCTTAG
- the rseB gene encoding sigma-E factor regulatory protein RseB — MKKLLISALALFSLSASPVFAEDSSAKTLLHQMNEASQHLNYELSYILIKKNSIEPLLYRHAREKDNQQLAHLVYLSGPVREVIRRGNEVSYVEPGVEPFTIESGNMVAPTIPMLNSDVAEISQYYDFVKVGRAREAGTACQVLRVVPKDGLRYSYVLWVDENSHLPLRADLVDRDGEVLEQYRTISYSISDQLVEMMSGLNKVQLPEVLSLPKGNIEDTFWSVGWTPEGFKPLELNRYRMAITERVVESQMFSDGLFSFSVYVSDSDNFSLKGQLVRQGRRTLHSFVKGNNEISVVGDIPPDTAKRIAQSVTFKAHEEAKP, encoded by the coding sequence ATGAAAAAACTTCTGATCAGTGCTCTGGCGCTGTTCAGCTTGAGTGCATCGCCAGTCTTTGCTGAGGATTCCTCAGCAAAGACTTTGTTGCATCAGATGAACGAAGCCAGTCAGCACCTCAATTACGAGCTGTCCTATATCCTGATTAAGAAAAACAGCATTGAACCTTTGCTGTATCGCCATGCGCGGGAAAAAGACAATCAGCAACTGGCCCATTTGGTTTACCTCAGCGGGCCGGTGCGTGAAGTGATCCGGCGTGGTAATGAGGTCAGTTATGTCGAGCCGGGCGTAGAACCCTTTACCATTGAATCTGGTAACATGGTCGCGCCGACCATTCCGATGCTCAACAGTGATGTGGCTGAGATCAGCCAGTATTACGACTTTGTCAAAGTCGGCCGCGCACGTGAAGCCGGTACGGCATGTCAGGTACTGCGCGTAGTGCCGAAAGATGGGCTGCGTTACTCGTACGTGTTATGGGTCGATGAAAATAGTCACCTGCCGCTGCGCGCCGATTTGGTCGATCGTGACGGAGAAGTACTGGAACAGTACCGCACGATTTCTTATTCTATCAGCGACCAGTTGGTGGAGATGATGTCCGGCCTGAATAAGGTGCAGTTACCTGAAGTGCTGTCGCTGCCGAAAGGTAACATTGAGGATACTTTCTGGTCTGTTGGCTGGACACCGGAAGGGTTTAAACCTCTCGAGCTTAACCGCTACCGCATGGCCATTACCGAGCGGGTCGTGGAAAGCCAGATGTTCTCAGATGGTCTGTTCAGCTTCTCGGTGTACGTCTCGGACAGTGACAACTTCTCCCTCAAGGGACAATTGGTTCGTCAGGGCCGGCGCACACTGCACAGTTTTGTGAAAGGTAACAACGAAATTTCGGTTGTGGGTGATATCCCGCCGGATACTGCCAAGCGTATTGCGCAGTCTGTGACCTTTAAGGCCCATGAGGAAGCCAAACCATGA